A single genomic interval of Hafnia alvei harbors:
- the kdpD gene encoding two-component system sensor histidine kinase KdpD encodes MLDDEELRRPDPDTLLAQVCEKPRGKLKVFFGACAGVGKTYAMLQEAQRLRAQGLDVLVGVVETHGRAETAAQLEGLDILPLKRIHHRGRQVREFALDQALARHPALILMDELAHSNAAGSRHPKRWQDVEELLDAGIDVLTTVNVQHLESLNDVVGSVTGIRVRETVPDRIFDDASEIVLVDLPPDDLRQRLNEGKVYIPGQAERAIEHFFRKGNLIALRELALRRTADRVDEQMREFRNSQDKERVWHTRDAILLCIGHNVDNDKLIRTASRLAARLGCIWHAVYVETPRLHRLPENQRRAILRSVKLAQELGAETTTLSDPNEEKAILRYAREHNLGKIIIGRRNKKERRWWWHESFADRLAKLGPDLDLIIVAVEDKPRTASKESDSRSFSEKWRMQIRGCLVAIALCALITLLARMIFPNFDQANIVMVYLLGVVIVALFYGRWPSVLSAVVSVASFDLFFIQPQWSFAVTDVQYLVTFGVMLTVGIVIGNLTAGVRYQARVARYREQRARHMYELSKALSNAITNEDIARSGSYFLNSSFNARTSVLIPSDDTPLVQVTPPQEGVSGVDFAIAHWCFDKQQPAGAGTDTLPGVPYQLLPLSTSQQTFGVLAIEPMNMRQLMVPEQQRLLQTYAVMIASALERLHLAQTAASARMDTEREQLRNSLLAALSHDLRTPLTVLFGQAEILTLDLAAEKSPHAQQANQIRQQILNTTRLVNNLLDMARIQSGGFNLRKEWQSLEEIVGSAINTLEPMLNSHPLTIDLPADLPLVNCDGSLIERVIQNLLENAGKYAGLESPLAIRAKASEDWLEVEIEDRGNGIPAEQLLLIFNKFTRGDKESAIPGVGLGLAICRAIIEVHGGKIWAENIAQGGACFHFTLPLEAPPDIEDELDHPSS; translated from the coding sequence ATGCTAGACGATGAAGAGCTGCGCCGCCCCGATCCAGATACCTTGCTGGCTCAGGTTTGCGAAAAGCCACGCGGAAAACTAAAAGTCTTTTTCGGCGCCTGCGCTGGCGTTGGAAAAACCTACGCGATGCTGCAAGAAGCGCAGCGCCTTCGTGCCCAAGGTTTAGACGTGCTGGTCGGCGTAGTGGAAACCCATGGCCGTGCGGAGACCGCTGCACAGCTTGAGGGGCTGGATATCTTACCCCTCAAGCGAATTCATCATCGCGGTCGTCAAGTGCGAGAGTTTGCTCTCGATCAGGCGCTGGCTCGCCACCCTGCGCTAATCCTGATGGATGAGCTGGCGCACAGCAACGCCGCCGGTTCGCGTCATCCTAAACGCTGGCAAGACGTCGAGGAACTGCTGGATGCGGGCATTGACGTGCTTACTACCGTTAACGTTCAGCACCTTGAAAGTCTTAACGACGTGGTTGGTTCCGTAACCGGAATTCGCGTGCGCGAAACCGTGCCTGACCGCATCTTCGATGATGCCAGCGAAATCGTGCTGGTGGACTTACCACCGGACGATTTACGCCAGCGCCTAAACGAAGGGAAAGTCTATATTCCTGGGCAGGCAGAACGCGCCATCGAGCACTTTTTCCGTAAAGGAAATTTGATTGCCTTACGCGAATTGGCGCTGCGTCGTACCGCAGACCGCGTTGATGAGCAAATGCGCGAGTTTCGTAATAGCCAAGATAAAGAACGCGTTTGGCATACCCGTGATGCCATTTTGCTGTGTATTGGCCACAACGTCGATAACGACAAACTTATCCGCACAGCGTCTAGGCTGGCGGCTCGTCTTGGCTGCATCTGGCACGCAGTTTATGTGGAAACACCGCGCCTGCATCGATTACCGGAAAATCAGCGGCGGGCGATTTTACGCAGCGTTAAGCTGGCACAAGAATTAGGCGCAGAAACCACCACGCTATCCGATCCCAATGAAGAAAAAGCCATTCTGCGCTACGCCCGTGAGCATAATCTCGGCAAAATTATTATTGGCAGGCGCAATAAGAAAGAGCGGCGTTGGTGGTGGCATGAAAGTTTTGCTGACAGGCTGGCTAAACTCGGGCCGGATCTCGATTTAATTATCGTCGCCGTTGAAGACAAACCTCGCACCGCCAGCAAAGAGTCCGATAGTCGCTCTTTCAGCGAAAAGTGGCGGATGCAAATTCGCGGGTGTCTGGTTGCCATTGCCCTATGTGCGCTGATTACGCTACTGGCAAGAATGATTTTCCCCAACTTCGATCAGGCTAATATCGTGATGGTCTATCTGCTGGGGGTCGTGATCGTGGCGCTGTTTTATGGCCGCTGGCCTTCCGTACTTTCCGCCGTGGTTAGCGTTGCCAGTTTCGATCTTTTTTTCATCCAACCTCAGTGGTCGTTCGCCGTTACCGACGTTCAATATCTCGTGACCTTTGGTGTGATGCTAACCGTCGGGATCGTGATTGGTAATCTGACCGCAGGTGTGCGCTATCAGGCGCGAGTGGCGCGTTATCGCGAGCAGCGCGCGCGCCATATGTATGAACTGTCCAAAGCCCTGAGTAATGCAATTACCAATGAAGATATCGCTCGCAGCGGCAGCTATTTTCTTAACAGCAGTTTCAACGCACGGACATCAGTATTAATTCCCAGCGATGATACGCCGTTGGTTCAGGTGACACCGCCACAGGAAGGTGTGTCGGGCGTTGATTTTGCTATTGCACATTGGTGCTTCGATAAGCAGCAACCCGCAGGGGCAGGTACCGATACGCTACCCGGTGTTCCTTATCAACTACTGCCCCTGAGCACCTCACAGCAGACCTTTGGCGTTTTAGCTATCGAACCCATGAACATGCGCCAATTGATGGTGCCTGAACAGCAGCGTCTGTTACAAACTTATGCGGTGATGATTGCTAGCGCGCTTGAGCGTTTACATCTGGCCCAAACGGCGGCGAGCGCACGTATGGACACCGAGCGCGAACAGCTCAGAAACTCGTTGTTAGCCGCACTTTCGCACGATCTGCGTACCCCGCTCACCGTGTTGTTTGGTCAGGCTGAAATTTTAACGCTCGATCTGGCCGCTGAAAAATCGCCGCATGCCCAACAGGCCAATCAAATCCGCCAGCAGATCCTCAACACCACGCGGCTGGTCAATAATTTACTGGATATGGCACGTATTCAGTCCGGCGGATTTAACCTGCGTAAAGAGTGGCAATCGCTGGAGGAAATCGTCGGCAGTGCAATTAATACGTTAGAACCGATGCTGAATTCGCATCCGCTGACGATTGATTTACCGGCAGATCTCCCCTTAGTGAACTGCGACGGCAGCTTGATTGAGCGCGTGATACAAAATCTGTTAGAAAACGCGGGCAAATATGCCGGACTGGAATCACCGTTGGCGATTCGGGCAAAAGCCTCAGAAGATTGGTTAGAAGTAGAAATTGAAGATCGCGGCAACGGTATTCCCGCCGAACAGCTACTGCTGATATTCAATAAGTTTACCCGCGGCGATAAAGAGTCAGCGATTCCTGGGGTCGGTTTGGGCTTAGCCATTTGTCGTGCCATTATAGAAGTACACGGTGGTAAAATATGGGCAGAAAATATTGCTCAAGGCGGGGCCTGTTTCCACTTTACCCTACCGCTAGAAGCACCGCCTGATATTGAGGATGAACTTGATCATCCAAGTTCTTGA
- the kdpC gene encoding potassium-transporting ATPase subunit KdpC: MSLLRPSMMMMLILTAITGIAYPLLTTGLAQVMFHSQAEGSLIEHDGVIVGSRLIGQNFTQPKYFWDRPSATADAAYNPQASGGSNLAASNPQLDKNLQERAALLRQADPSAPMAIPVDLMTSSASGLDPHISPQAAYYQAARIAKVRNVPQASVEKLIASNTQYSLPQFIGQPVVNVLELNMALDALLPHNASNTHL; the protein is encoded by the coding sequence ATGTCGCTACTACGCCCCTCTATGATGATGATGCTGATTTTGACCGCCATCACCGGTATTGCCTACCCGTTGCTAACCACGGGGTTAGCGCAGGTGATGTTTCACTCTCAGGCCGAAGGATCGTTGATTGAACATGACGGCGTCATCGTGGGTTCACGTTTGATTGGCCAAAACTTTACTCAACCAAAATACTTTTGGGATCGTCCATCCGCGACCGCTGACGCGGCCTATAATCCACAGGCTTCCGGCGGCAGCAATTTGGCAGCGTCTAACCCACAGTTGGATAAAAATTTGCAAGAGCGCGCTGCGCTATTACGCCAAGCAGATCCTTCGGCGCCGATGGCTATTCCGGTCGATCTAATGACCAGCTCAGCCAGTGGTTTAGATCCTCATATCTCGCCGCAAGCGGCCTATTATCAGGCTGCACGCATCGCTAAAGTGCGCAATGTGCCACAGGCCAGCGTTGAAAAACTGATTGCCTCTAACACCCAATATAGCCTGCCACAGTTTATTGGTCAGCCGGTGGTTAACGTATTAGAACTGAACATGGCACTGGATGCATTATTGCCCCACAATGCATCTAACACGCATTTATAA